A region of Tolypothrix sp. NIES-4075 DNA encodes the following proteins:
- a CDS encoding DUF760 domain-containing protein, producing the protein MNNISNRNPENFGSEAVNNNLWQYIKSLNPEMVAQLSKPTSPEILQAIERTIVSMLGNLPSEDFDVEITTSRQHLGMLLGSAMLNGYFLHNVQQRLQFEKSLQLTEVDSQETVN; encoded by the coding sequence ATGAACAATATTTCTAATCGCAATCCAGAGAACTTTGGTTCGGAAGCAGTTAACAACAACTTGTGGCAATACATTAAATCGCTGAATCCAGAAATGGTTGCCCAACTATCTAAACCAACATCACCAGAAATACTTCAAGCGATCGAGCGCACCATTGTTAGTATGTTGGGTAATTTACCTTCAGAAGACTTCGACGTTGAAATTACTACCAGTCGCCAACACTTGGGAATGTTGTTAGGATCTGCCATGCTTAATGGTTACTTCTTACATAACGTACAACAGCGCTTGCAATTTGAAAAGTCATTGCAGTTAACAGAAGTTGATTCCCAAGAAACTGTTAATTAA
- a CDS encoding peptidoglycan-binding domain-containing protein produces the protein MIHEVQATATKELPVLQKGDTGNAVKLLQNLLIFLGYFDKDLRTGNFLEQTEQAVKNFQSEYNLQVDGIVGAKTWDLLGGVLWD, from the coding sequence ATGATACACGAAGTACAAGCAACAGCTACTAAAGAATTACCTGTTTTGCAAAAGGGTGATACTGGCAATGCTGTAAAGTTGTTACAGAATCTTTTGATTTTTTTAGGCTATTTCGACAAAGATTTGCGTACTGGAAATTTTTTAGAGCAAACGGAACAAGCTGTAAAAAATTTCCAAAGTGAATATAACTTGCAAGTAGATGGGATAGTCGGTGCGAAAACTTGGGATTTGTTGGGTGGTGTTCTTTGGGATTAA
- the bchH gene encoding magnesium chelatase subunit H, whose amino-acid sequence MKRIVLIAGFESFNAELYRKAAYLASLRCGELDIRVFSDRDITTNRSEVEAALHNADVFFGSLLFDYDQVLWLRDRVSQIPIRLVFESALELMSLTKLGDFAIGDKPKGMPKPVKFILDKFSNGKEEDKLAGYISFLKIGPKLLKFVPVQKVQDLRNWLIIYGYWNAGGAENVAALFWILAEKYLDLKIGEIPPVIETPNMGLLHPDYQGFFESPREYLKWYEKNAINRVTTKPIIGILLYRKHVITKQPYIPQLIRSFEEAGLIPLPIFINGVEGHVAVRDWMTSDYETQQRNNGNIETPSLSNEAVKVDAIVSTIGFPLVGGPAGSMEAGRQVEVAKRILTAKNVPYIVAAPLLIQDISSWTRQGIGGLQSVVLYALPELDGAIDTIPLGGLVGEQIYLVPERVQRLIGRVKSWVALRQKPASERKIAIILYGFPPGYGATGTAALLNVPRSLLNFLHALQNQGYAIADLPEDAEELIRAVKEADERLETSPTTVNAKTLEKWLGYLRTSRIEKQWKSLTGTGIKTYGDEFHIGGIQLGNIWIGVQPPLGIQGDPMRLMFERDLTPHPQYAAFYKWLQNQFQADAVVHFGMHGTVEWLPGSPLGNTGYSWSDILLGDLPNLYIYAANNPSESILAKRRGYGVLISHNVPPYGRAGLYKELMSLRDLISEYREDPQKNYALKSVICQKIVDTGLDADCPFDEAKRLGISFSPENMRMFSGHAFNDYLVKLYEYLQVLEGRLFSSGLHTLGEAPNEEEMEGYLQAYFGNEPPRDQERQEEEEIRGLLMQSTDELTNLLRGLNGEYIMPAPGGDLLRDGSGVLPTGRNIHALDPYRMPSAGAYERGREIGKKIISQHLEEYNKYPETVAVMLWGLDAIKTKGESLGILLELVGAEPVKEGTGRIVRYQLMPLAEVGHPRIDVLANLSGIFRDSFVNIIELLDDLFQRAADADESEDQNYIRKHALILKAQGIENASARLFSNPAGDFGSLVNDRVVDGNWESGEELGDTWQGRNVFSYGRQDKGQARPEVLMELLKTSDRIVQEIDSVEYGLTDIQEYYANTGGLKKAAEKQSKKKVTTSFVESFSKDTTPRNLDDLLRMEYRSKLLNPKWAEAMANQGSGGAFEISQRMTALIGWGGTADFTDDWVYDQAADTYAFDAEMAERLRKSNPEAFRNIVGRMLEASGRGFWNASEDKLQQLRQLYDLTDEELEGVTV is encoded by the coding sequence ATGAAACGCATAGTTTTGATTGCTGGATTTGAATCGTTCAACGCTGAATTATACAGAAAAGCAGCTTACTTAGCGTCCTTGCGCTGTGGTGAGTTGGATATTCGCGTATTTAGCGATCGCGATATTACTACCAACCGCAGCGAGGTAGAAGCAGCACTTCATAACGCGGATGTGTTTTTTGGCAGCTTGCTATTTGATTATGACCAAGTTTTATGGTTGCGCGATCGCGTTTCTCAAATTCCCATCCGTTTGGTATTCGAGTCAGCTTTAGAATTGATGAGTTTAACTAAATTGGGTGATTTTGCCATTGGTGACAAACCCAAAGGAATGCCCAAACCAGTTAAATTCATCCTTGATAAATTTAGCAACGGAAAAGAAGAAGACAAACTTGCAGGTTACATCAGCTTCTTAAAAATTGGTCCCAAACTTCTCAAATTTGTACCAGTGCAAAAAGTGCAAGACTTACGCAACTGGTTAATTATTTATGGTTATTGGAATGCTGGCGGGGCAGAAAACGTAGCCGCATTATTTTGGATTTTAGCAGAAAAATATTTAGATTTAAAAATAGGCGAAATTCCTCCGGTTATTGAAACCCCAAATATGGGATTGCTTCATCCCGATTATCAAGGATTTTTTGAATCTCCTCGCGAGTATTTGAAGTGGTATGAAAAGAACGCGATAAATCGCGTTACTACGAAACCCATAATAGGAATTTTACTTTATCGCAAACACGTTATTACGAAACAACCTTATATTCCACAATTAATTCGTAGTTTTGAAGAAGCTGGTTTGATACCTTTACCTATTTTTATTAATGGTGTTGAAGGACACGTTGCCGTACGCGATTGGATGACGAGCGACTATGAAACGCAGCAACGAAATAATGGTAATATTGAAACTCCTTCACTCTCCAACGAAGCGGTAAAAGTGGATGCGATCGTATCTACAATTGGCTTTCCTTTAGTGGGTGGTCCTGCTGGTTCAATGGAAGCTGGACGGCAGGTAGAAGTAGCAAAACGTATCCTTACTGCCAAGAATGTACCTTACATCGTCGCTGCACCATTGCTAATTCAAGATATTTCCTCTTGGACACGCCAAGGTATCGGGGGCTTGCAAAGTGTCGTATTATATGCATTGCCAGAATTAGACGGCGCTATTGATACAATTCCTCTCGGTGGGTTGGTGGGAGAACAAATTTATCTAGTTCCGGAACGAGTGCAGAGATTAATTGGCAGGGTGAAAAGCTGGGTTGCCTTGCGACAAAAACCTGCATCAGAAAGGAAAATAGCGATTATTTTGTATGGTTTTCCACCTGGGTACGGTGCAACAGGAACAGCTGCATTATTAAATGTACCGCGATCGCTTCTCAATTTTCTCCACGCACTGCAAAATCAAGGTTATGCGATCGCAGATTTACCTGAAGATGCAGAAGAGTTGATTCGCGCTGTCAAAGAAGCAGATGAGAGGTTAGAAACTAGTCCCACTACTGTCAACGCAAAAACATTAGAAAAATGGTTGGGATATCTCCGCACATCTCGCATTGAAAAACAATGGAAATCTCTCACCGGTACGGGAATTAAAACTTACGGTGATGAGTTTCATATTGGCGGTATTCAGTTAGGAAATATTTGGATCGGTGTACAACCACCTTTAGGTATACAAGGCGATCCGATGCGGTTAATGTTTGAACGAGATTTAACGCCACATCCTCAATATGCTGCTTTCTACAAATGGCTGCAAAATCAGTTTCAAGCTGATGCTGTGGTACATTTTGGAATGCACGGTACTGTAGAATGGTTGCCGGGATCGCCGTTAGGAAATACGGGTTATTCTTGGTCGGATATTTTGTTAGGAGATTTGCCGAATTTATATATATATGCGGCGAATAATCCTTCTGAATCAATTTTGGCAAAGCGTCGCGGTTATGGTGTGTTAATTTCTCACAATGTCCCGCCTTATGGACGTGCGGGTTTGTATAAGGAATTAATGTCTTTGCGGGATTTAATTTCTGAGTATCGAGAAGATCCGCAAAAGAATTATGCGCTGAAGTCAGTGATTTGTCAGAAAATTGTTGATACTGGTTTAGATGCTGATTGTCCGTTTGATGAGGCGAAACGGTTGGGGATTTCGTTTAGTCCTGAGAATATGAGGATGTTTAGTGGTCATGCTTTTAATGATTATTTGGTGAAGTTGTATGAATATTTGCAGGTGTTAGAAGGTCGGCTTTTTTCTTCGGGTTTGCATACTTTGGGTGAAGCGCCAAATGAGGAGGAGATGGAGGGGTATTTGCAGGCTTATTTTGGAAACGAACCGCCAAGAGACCAAGAACGCCAAGAGGAGGAGGAGATTAGAGGTTTGTTGATGCAATCTACGGATGAGTTGACGAATCTTTTGCGGGGATTGAATGGGGAGTATATTATGCCGGCGCCTGGTGGTGATTTGTTGCGGGATGGTTCTGGTGTGTTGCCTACGGGGAGAAATATTCATGCTTTAGATCCTTATAGAATGCCTTCTGCTGGTGCTTATGAAAGGGGGAGGGAGATAGGTAAAAAAATTATTTCACAGCATTTAGAAGAATATAATAAATATCCGGAAACTGTGGCGGTGATGTTATGGGGTTTGGATGCAATTAAAACGAAGGGGGAGTCTTTAGGTATTCTTTTGGAGTTGGTGGGTGCCGAACCTGTGAAGGAGGGGACGGGACGCATTGTTCGTTATCAATTGATGCCTTTGGCTGAGGTTGGACATCCCCGAATTGATGTTTTGGCAAATTTATCTGGTATTTTTCGCGATAGTTTTGTCAATATTATTGAGTTGTTGGATGATTTGTTTCAACGTGCGGCTGATGCTGATGAATCTGAAGACCAGAATTATATTAGAAAACATGCTTTGATTTTGAAAGCACAAGGTATAGAAAATGCATCTGCGAGATTATTTTCTAATCCGGCTGGTGATTTTGGTTCGTTGGTAAATGATAGAGTTGTTGATGGTAATTGGGAATCTGGTGAAGAGTTGGGGGATACTTGGCAAGGTCGCAATGTTTTCAGTTACGGTAGACAGGATAAGGGTCAAGCTAGACCAGAAGTATTAATGGAGTTGTTAAAAACAAGCGATCGCATTGTTCAAGAAATCGATTCGGTAGAATACGGTTTGACTGATATTCAAGAATATTACGCTAATACTGGCGGTTTGAAAAAGGCGGCAGAAAAACAAAGCAAGAAGAAGGTTACAACCAGCTTTGTGGAAAGTTTCTCGAAAGATACTACACCCCGCAATCTCGATGATTTACTGCGGATGGAGTATCGCAGCAAATTGCTAAATCCTAAATGGGCAGAAGCAATGGCTAATCAAGGTTCTGGGGGTGCGTTTGAAATTTCCCAACGCATGACAGCCTTGATTGGTTGGGGCGGCACTGCGGATTTTACTGATGATTGGGTATACGACCAAGCCGCAGATACTTACGCTTTCGATGCAGAGATGGCGGAAAGATTGCGAAAGTCGAATCCAGAAGCCTTCCGCAATATTGTCGGCAGAATGTTAGAAGCTTCAGGACGCGGTTTTTGGAATGCGAGTGAGGATAAGTTGCAACAATTGCGTCAGTTGTACGATTTGACAGATGAGGAATTGGAGGGTGTGACGGTTTAA
- a CDS encoding CCA tRNA nucleotidyltransferase, which translates to MQGSNFSNLSDNYPFSLELLPKTAYMVGGAVRDRILGRSREYLDLDFVLSCDAVKVARKIAKHHKAGFVLLDPQRQIARVVFPEATVDFAQQSGESIETDLYRRDFTVNAIAYNPHTQEIIDPLQGCADLERRLLRMISPANLKDDPLRLMRAYRQAAQLGFTIETDTHIAIRSLASHITEVAAERVRVEINYLLLNSHSTPWITYAWEDNLLVPFFKFATSESFAKLTAVDDAAVKLAENWQELGVKLQEYVKDTVKTTWLSIAKLACLVNQNPEVAEIELQKLTYSRAEIKGVTTALKLFPQLKSANMSLREQYFFFQEAGFVFAATAVLAVGHDILVEAIAPLIDRYLNPDDLVSHPTPLLSGKELIVALRIPASPLLGKLLMEIAVAQVEGKISTPAEAIAFARQLLEG; encoded by the coding sequence ATGCAAGGTTCAAATTTTTCTAACTTATCTGATAATTATCCTTTTAGCCTAGAATTGTTGCCAAAAACAGCTTACATGGTAGGTGGTGCTGTGCGCGATCGCATTTTAGGAAGAAGTCGCGAGTATTTGGATCTAGATTTTGTTTTATCATGTGATGCGGTCAAAGTGGCGCGAAAAATCGCGAAGCATCACAAAGCTGGTTTTGTGTTACTCGATCCGCAAAGACAAATTGCCCGTGTGGTGTTTCCCGAAGCTACGGTTGATTTTGCCCAACAGTCAGGGGAATCTATAGAAACTGACTTGTATAGAAGGGATTTTACAGTAAATGCGATCGCTTACAATCCGCACACGCAAGAAATCATCGATCCTTTACAAGGTTGTGCTGATTTAGAACGGCGCCTTTTAAGGATGATATCACCCGCCAATCTTAAAGACGATCCTTTGCGGTTAATGCGAGCTTATCGCCAAGCGGCGCAACTTGGGTTTACTATTGAGACAGATACTCACATAGCAATTCGCTCTCTAGCTTCACATATAACTGAAGTTGCCGCAGAACGAGTTCGGGTAGAAATCAATTATTTGCTTTTGAATTCTCACTCTACACCTTGGATAACTTACGCTTGGGAAGATAATTTACTTGTGCCTTTTTTCAAGTTCGCGACATCAGAAAGTTTTGCTAAACTAACAGCAGTTGACGATGCAGCGGTGAAATTAGCAGAAAATTGGCAGGAATTAGGCGTAAAACTGCAAGAGTATGTCAAAGATACAGTTAAAACTACTTGGTTGAGTATTGCCAAACTCGCTTGTCTTGTGAACCAAAATCCAGAAGTTGCGGAAATAGAATTACAAAAATTAACTTATAGTCGTGCGGAAATTAAAGGTGTAACCACTGCCCTGAAGCTGTTCCCGCAACTAAAATCAGCTAATATGTCTTTGCGAGAACAGTATTTTTTCTTTCAAGAAGCCGGTTTTGTATTTGCGGCTACAGCAGTTTTAGCTGTGGGACATGATATCTTGGTAGAGGCGATCGCACCCTTGATCGACCGCTACCTGAACCCTGACGATCTGGTTTCTCATCCCACACCCTTATTGAGTGGGAAGGAACTAATTGTAGCATTGCGGATTCCGGCTTCGCCACTATTAGGCAAACTATTAATGGAAATCGCTGTAGCGCAAGTTGAAGGAAAAATTTCGACCCCCGCAGAAGCGATCGCTTTTGCACGTCAGTTACTTGAGGGTTAA
- a CDS encoding Ycf34 family protein codes for MCICVNCHYVDRCITYNAVETQHEQPHLTETPNFEPNEPSINVNIRPKEDYIEMEWDVVGCLSFKRETGKWSKLRPGELVPT; via the coding sequence ATGTGTATTTGTGTCAACTGCCACTATGTAGACCGCTGCATCACCTACAACGCAGTAGAAACGCAGCACGAACAACCTCACTTGACGGAAACCCCAAATTTTGAACCGAATGAACCCTCTATCAACGTTAACATCCGTCCCAAAGAGGATTATATTGAAATGGAATGGGATGTTGTGGGTTGTCTGAGCTTTAAGCGAGAAACCGGTAAATGGTCTAAATTACGTCCAGGTGAATTGGTGCCAACTTGA
- the tsaB gene encoding tRNA (adenosine(37)-N6)-threonylcarbamoyltransferase complex dimerization subunit type 1 TsaB, with amino-acid sequence MTTELEIQPTKYGLSLHTTTPELGLAISNFAGDTRSDVWNLERNVSSLLHEYLINFIKPQTWADLAFIAVAKGPGGFTGTRIGVVTARTLGQQLNIPVFAISTLAAIAYSQQNKNDSIIAVQMPAQRGQVFAAIYQHMPDTSGLISLLPDTVFTPEAWQEKLANSNTTYKLIEAKSGLAATVTSVLQLAYLDWQQGKRPHWSEALPYYGQHPVDL; translated from the coding sequence TTGACCACTGAATTAGAAATTCAACCAACAAAATACGGTTTATCGCTACATACCACCACACCCGAATTGGGTTTGGCAATAAGCAACTTTGCTGGAGATACACGTTCTGACGTTTGGAACTTAGAGCGTAACGTATCTAGCTTGTTGCATGAATACTTAATTAATTTTATTAAACCGCAAACTTGGGCAGATTTAGCGTTTATCGCCGTAGCCAAGGGACCCGGTGGATTTACTGGTACTCGAATCGGGGTTGTAACTGCTAGAACATTAGGACAACAGTTGAATATTCCCGTGTTTGCTATTTCCACATTAGCAGCGATCGCCTACTCCCAACAAAATAAAAACGACAGTATCATTGCTGTGCAAATGCCAGCACAACGAGGTCAAGTTTTTGCAGCTATTTATCAACATATGCCTGATACTTCTGGTTTAATATCTTTGTTGCCTGATACCGTATTTACACCAGAAGCGTGGCAAGAAAAATTAGCTAACTCAAATACAACTTATAAATTAATCGAAGCCAAATCTGGGTTAGCAGCTACCGTAACCAGCGTGTTGCAACTTGCATATCTCGACTGGCAACAAGGCAAGCGTCCCCACTGGTCAGAGGCTTTACCTTATTATGGACAGCATCCGGTCGATTTATGA
- the argH gene encoding argininosuccinate lyase, producing MTKEPTWSQRFESALHPAIARFNASISFDIELIEYDITGSQAHAKMLAHTNIISPEEGSLLVSGLEQIRKEYRTGKFHPGIDAEDVHFAVEKRLTELVGDVGKKLHTARSRNDQVGTDTRLYLRDQIQHIRNSLREFQSVLLDIADKHIETLIPGYTHLQRAQPLSLAHHLLAYFQMAQRDWERLGDVSRRVNISPLGCGALAGTTFPIDRHYTAELLQFDDVYANSLDGVSDRDFAIEFLCAASLIMVHLSRLSEEVILWSSEEFGFVTLKDSCATGSSIMPQKKNPDVPELVRGKTGRVFGHLQAMLVIMKGLPLAYNKDLQEDKEGLFDSVKTVKACLEAMTILLHSGLEFRTQRLMSAVAEDFSNATDVADYLAARGVPFREAYNLVGKVVKTSIAAGKLLKDLSLSEWQQLHPAFEADIYEAIAPRQVVAARNSYGGTGFEQVSKALKVARAQITVE from the coding sequence ATGACAAAAGAACCAACTTGGAGTCAGCGATTTGAATCAGCGTTACATCCGGCGATCGCTCGCTTTAATGCAAGTATAAGTTTTGACATTGAATTAATCGAATACGATATCACTGGGTCTCAAGCTCATGCGAAAATGCTGGCTCACACTAACATCATTTCTCCAGAAGAAGGAAGTCTTCTGGTTTCAGGTTTAGAGCAAATTCGCAAAGAATATCGCACGGGCAAATTTCACCCAGGTATCGACGCAGAAGACGTACACTTTGCTGTAGAAAAGCGATTGACGGAATTAGTCGGTGATGTCGGGAAAAAGCTGCATACAGCGCGATCGCGTAATGACCAAGTTGGTACCGATACCAGACTTTATTTGCGCGACCAAATTCAACACATCCGCAATTCCCTGCGAGAATTTCAAAGTGTCTTATTAGATATAGCCGACAAGCACATTGAAACCCTGATACCAGGTTACACCCACCTACAACGCGCCCAGCCTCTGAGTTTGGCTCATCACCTCTTAGCATACTTTCAGATGGCACAGCGCGACTGGGAACGCTTGGGAGACGTTTCTCGTCGGGTAAATATTTCGCCTTTAGGGTGTGGTGCTTTAGCGGGAACTACTTTCCCGATTGATCGCCATTACACCGCCGAACTATTGCAATTTGACGATGTTTATGCTAATAGTTTGGATGGAGTAAGCGATCGCGATTTTGCGATTGAATTTCTGTGTGCTGCTAGCTTGATTATGGTTCACCTCAGCCGCCTTTCGGAAGAGGTAATTCTTTGGTCATCAGAAGAATTTGGCTTTGTCACCCTGAAAGATAGCTGTGCTACGGGTTCCAGCATTATGCCACAAAAGAAAAACCCCGATGTCCCAGAATTGGTGCGGGGGAAAACAGGGCGCGTATTTGGTCATTTGCAAGCAATGCTGGTGATAATGAAGGGGCTGCCCTTGGCATATAACAAAGACTTGCAAGAAGATAAAGAAGGTTTATTTGATAGTGTCAAAACAGTTAAAGCTTGTTTAGAAGCGATGACAATTTTGCTGCACTCAGGTTTAGAATTTCGCACTCAGCGCTTGATGTCAGCTGTAGCGGAGGACTTTTCAAATGCTACCGATGTAGCAGATTATCTGGCAGCGCGGGGTGTTCCTTTCCGGGAAGCTTACAATCTCGTGGGTAAAGTGGTGAAAACCAGTATTGCCGCCGGTAAACTTTTAAAAGATTTGAGTTTATCAGAATGGCAGCAATTGCATCCAGCGTTTGAGGCAGATATTTATGAAGCGATCGCCCCCCGTCAAGTCGTCGCAGCCCGCAACAGCTACGGGGGTACAGGCTTTGAACAAGTAAGCAAAGCGCTGAAAGTCGCCCGCGCTCAAATAACTGTTGAATAA
- a CDS encoding NUDIX hydrolase: MNVFAFFAATVQSTRSLWRFGQAVLGILFRHPITGTSIIPILPDGRIVLIRRRDNGRWALPGGMVDWGEDIPNTVQRELMEETGLDLVKIRRLVGVYSAPDRDPRIHSICIVVEAEVQGIMEIQDTLEAMEIQAFPLNSLPPGEMSHDHSRQLQDYLQGLTTLA, translated from the coding sequence TTGAACGTTTTTGCTTTTTTTGCTGCAACTGTCCAGTCCACACGTAGCTTATGGCGCTTTGGACAAGCCGTACTGGGTATCCTCTTTCGTCATCCCATCACTGGCACCAGTATCATCCCCATTTTACCCGATGGTAGGATTGTGCTAATCCGGCGGCGTGACAATGGTCGCTGGGCATTGCCTGGAGGTATGGTGGACTGGGGAGAAGATATTCCGAATACAGTCCAGCGCGAGTTGATGGAGGAAACTGGGCTTGATTTGGTGAAAATTCGGCGTTTGGTAGGAGTCTACTCCGCACCAGATCGCGATCCCAGAATCCATTCGATTTGTATTGTCGTTGAAGCAGAAGTACAGGGAATTATGGAAATTCAGGATACCTTGGAAGCAATGGAAATCCAAGCGTTTCCTTTAAACTCTCTACCACCAGGGGAAATGTCTCACGATCACAGTCGGCAGTTGCAAGATTACTTGCAGGGCTTGACAACATTAGCGTAA
- a CDS encoding alpha/beta fold hydrolase: MNNLFRNSRRKLSQGLLFWRELGEGTSIIFLHGAWNDSCEWLSVMESLSHYHCFAPDLFGFGESDYPNVHYSIDLLLESLAEFIDALKLEKVYLVGHSLGGWIATSYALKYSQQVSGLVLLAPEGVEIEGQEKRLQKMRQLVKRSPFIFKLLRLLRPITKMLGWDKEIEQDWQLYQTLVKYPTACKILFQRQQPEINAELLHDRLYTLEIPVLILQGAEDTPHNLAMSKVYSQIPSSELKIIAHGKSDLPESCAGIVAGYIRDFIKNQELSY; this comes from the coding sequence ATGAATAATCTATTTCGTAACTCCCGGAGAAAACTTTCTCAAGGGTTATTATTTTGGCGTGAACTTGGGGAAGGAACTTCTATAATTTTCTTACATGGTGCTTGGAATGATAGCTGTGAATGGTTATCGGTGATGGAATCGCTTTCACATTACCATTGTTTTGCACCAGATTTATTTGGTTTCGGTGAGTCAGATTATCCTAATGTTCACTACTCAATTGATTTGCTCTTAGAATCTCTAGCTGAATTTATTGATGCTTTAAAGTTAGAAAAAGTTTATTTAGTCGGACATTCTCTCGGAGGCTGGATTGCTACTAGTTATGCTTTAAAATATTCACAGCAAGTTAGTGGTTTAGTATTGTTAGCACCAGAAGGTGTGGAAATAGAAGGACAAGAAAAGCGTTTGCAGAAAATGCGGCAATTAGTAAAGCGATCGCCTTTTATATTTAAATTATTGCGATTGCTTCGCCCGATAACTAAAATGTTAGGCTGGGATAAAGAAATAGAACAAGATTGGCAGCTTTATCAGACACTAGTAAAATATCCTACAGCTTGCAAAATATTATTTCAACGTCAGCAGCCCGAAATTAATGCCGAATTATTACACGACCGATTATATACTTTAGAAATCCCAGTTTTAATTTTGCAAGGTGCAGAAGATACACCACACAATCTAGCCATGAGTAAAGTTTACAGTCAAATTCCTTCATCTGAGTTAAAAATAATTGCTCATGGTAAAAGCGACTTACCAGAATCTTGCGCTGGTATTGTCGCTGGATATATTCGAGATTTTATCAAAAATCAGGAATTAAGTTATTAA
- a CDS encoding DUF6671 family protein — MKNQQLFSNRVGILATMHQKEIVIAPLLEELGIKVIVPPNLNTDIFGTFTREIERPGTQIEAARLKAEKALALTGETLAIASEGTFCPHPSLPYISSNREIVILLDKENNLELIGEEFSLETNHNFQIIHNIEEAYNFANKVGFPEHGLIVISDSPKNSSEIFKGIVTEKQLEEAVNFALKNSSNQKVHIETDMRAMYNPTRMNNIEKATRNLLKKINNFCPSCGMPGFEITQRIKGLPCASCYTPTLLTRAVKYQCKKCSFSQEELFPDGKYADPGQCMYCNP; from the coding sequence ATGAAAAATCAGCAATTGTTTAGTAATCGAGTAGGAATACTCGCTACTATGCATCAAAAAGAGATAGTCATTGCACCACTTTTAGAGGAATTAGGAATTAAAGTTATAGTACCACCAAATTTGAATACTGATATTTTCGGTACATTCACTAGAGAAATTGAACGTCCTGGTACGCAGATTGAAGCTGCCAGATTAAAAGCCGAAAAAGCACTTGCTTTGACAGGTGAAACTTTAGCGATCGCTTCAGAAGGTACTTTTTGCCCTCATCCTAGTTTACCTTATATTTCTAGCAATAGAGAAATTGTTATTTTATTAGATAAAGAAAACAATCTAGAACTTATTGGTGAAGAATTTTCTCTGGAAACTAACCATAATTTTCAGATTATTCATAATATTGAAGAAGCATATAACTTTGCAAATAAAGTTGGTTTTCCTGAACATGGTTTGATTGTTATTTCTGATTCACCTAAAAATAGCAGTGAGATATTCAAAGGAATTGTTACAGAGAAACAACTTGAAGAAGCTGTTAATTTTGCCTTAAAGAATTCATCAAATCAAAAGGTGCATATAGAAACAGATATGCGGGCAATGTATAACCCTACACGAATGAATAATATAGAAAAAGCCACTCGTAATTTATTAAAAAAGATTAATAACTTTTGCCCAAGTTGTGGTATGCCCGGTTTTGAAATAACTCAACGAATCAAAGGATTACCCTGTGCAAGTTGTTATACACCCACTTTGCTGACTCGCGCTGTCAAATACCAATGCAAAAAATGCAGTTTTAGTCAAGAAGAATTATTCCCAGATGGCAAATATGCCGATCCGGGACAGTGTATGTATTGTAATCCTTGA
- a CDS encoding phosphate-starvation-inducible PsiE family protein, which translates to MLNRSRVVSCLETIQDLIVVSLCIGLFGFMVIQLRAMFLSLLPPLNFKVFTSDILFLLILVELFRLLIIYLQEQRVSIGVAVEVSIVSVLREVIVRGVLETHWSQILAACVFLLVMGVLLVVRVWLPPTFSGIDPEKLLSQRSQLVSTDKSFQFHQNNSHLEPERIASKS; encoded by the coding sequence ATGCTAAATCGCAGTCGGGTTGTCTCATGTCTTGAAACCATCCAAGATTTAATAGTGGTTTCTCTGTGTATTGGTTTATTTGGCTTCATGGTTATCCAACTGCGAGCAATGTTTTTGTCGCTGCTACCTCCCTTAAACTTTAAAGTTTTCACTTCAGATATTCTCTTTTTGTTGATTTTGGTCGAGTTATTTCGATTACTTATTATTTACTTACAAGAACAACGAGTATCGATTGGTGTAGCTGTAGAAGTGTCGATTGTTTCGGTGTTGCGAGAAGTAATTGTGCGGGGAGTTCTAGAAACACACTGGAGCCAGATTTTAGCAGCATGTGTCTTTTTATTAGTGATGGGAGTGCTGCTAGTAGTTCGAGTTTGGCTACCGCCAACTTTCAGTGGCATTGACCCGGAAAAGCTATTATCTCAAAGAAGTCAGCTAGTTTCAACTGATAAGTCATTTCAATTTCATCAAAATAATTCTCATCTCGAACCTGAGAGAATTGCTTCTAAAAGTTGA